In Balaenoptera acutorostrata chromosome 19, mBalAcu1.1, whole genome shotgun sequence, the following proteins share a genomic window:
- the SMPD3 gene encoding sphingomyelin phosphodiesterase 3 isoform X1, translating to MVLYTTPFPNSCLSALHAVSWALIFPCYWLADRLLASFIPTTYEKRQRADDPCYLQLLCTVLFTPVYLALLVASLPFALLGFLLWSTLQSARRPYVYSRLEDKGPAGGAALLSEWKGTGPGKSFCFATANLCLLPDSLARLNNVFNTQARAKEIGQRIRNGASRPQIKIYIDSPTNTSISAASFSSLVSPQGSDGVARAVPGSIKRTASVEYKGDGGHHPSDETANGLASGDPADGGSLEDTCIVRIGGDEGGRPPEAVDPPAAGQAGNGAGGGPRGQTPNQSRRDGDSGSLGSPSASRESLVKARAGADGGGGEPGANSKLPYKASVAKKAAMRRRRHPDEAFDHEVSAFFPANLDFLCLQEVFDKRAAAKLKDQLHGYFEYILYDVGVYGCHGCCSFKCLNSGLFFASRYPIMDVAYHCYPNGRSSDSLASKGALYLKVQVGNTPHDQRIVGYISCTHLHALPEDSDIRCEQLNMLQDWLADFRKSTSSSSAANPEELVAFDVVCGDFNFDNCSSDDKLEQQHPLFTRYKDPCRLGPGEEKPWAIGTLLDKDGLYDEEVCTPDNLQKVLESEEGRREYLAFPTSKSPGGGQKGRKELLKGNGRRIDYMLHGEEGLCPDWKAEVEEFSFITQLSGLTDHLPVAMRLMVSAGEEEA from the exons ATGGTTTTGTACACGACCCCCTTTCCCAACAGCTGTCTGTCTGCCCTGCACGCCGTGTCCTGGGCCCTCATCTTCCCATGCTACTGGCTGGCGGACCGGCTCCTGGCCTCCTTCATACCCACCACCTACGAGAAGCGCCAGCGGGCGGATGACCCGTGCTACCTCCAGCTGCTCTGCACCGTGCTCTTCACGCCCGTCTACCTGGCCCTCCTGGTCGCCTCGCTGCCCTTTGCGCTCCTTGGGTTCCTCCTCTGGTCCACCCTGCAGTCGGCCCGCCGGCCCTACGTCTACTCCCGGCTGGAGGACAAGGGCCCAGCCGGCGGGGCGGCCCTGCTCAGTGAATGGAAGGGTACGGGTCCTGGCAAAAGCTTCTGCTTCGCCACTGCCAACCTCTGCCTCCTCCCGGACTCGCTGGCCAGGCTCAACAACGTTTTCAACACCCAAGCCCGGGCCAAAGAAATCGGCCAGAGAATCCGCAACGGGGCCAGTAGGCCCCAGATCAAAATCTACATCGACTCACCCACCAACACCTCCATCAGCGCGGCCAGCTTCAGCAGCCTGGTGTCACCGCAGGGCAGTGATGGCGTGGCCCGGGCCGTCCCTGGGAGCATTAAGAGGACGGCCTCTGTGGAGTACAAGGGTGACGGTGGGCATCACCCTAGCGACGAGACCGCCAACGGCCTGGCCTCCGGGGACCCAGCCGACGGCGGCAGCCTTGAGGACACCTGCATCGTGCGCATCGGTGGTGACGAGGGGGGCCGGCCCCCCGAAGCCGTCGACCCCCCTGCTGCGGGCCAGGCCGGGAACGGGGCTGGTGGGGGCCCACGGGGCCAGACGCCCAACCAGAGTCGGCGGGATGGGGACTCGGGGAGCCTGGGCAGCCCCTCGGCCTCCAGGGAGTCCCTGGTGAAGGCGCGGGCCGGGGCCGACGGCGGCGGTGGGGAGCCAGGCGCCAACAGCAAGCTCCCGTACAAGGCCTCGGTGGCAAAGAAAGCAGCCATGCGCAGGAGGCGCCACCCGGACGAGGCTTTTGACCACGAGGTCTCAGCCTTCTTTCCCGCCAACCTGGACTTCCTGTGCCTGCAGGAGGTGTTTGACAAGCGGGCGGCCGCCAAGTTGAAAGACCAGCTGCACGGCTACTTCGAGTACATCCTCTATGACGTCGGGGTCTATGGCTGCCACGGCTGCTGCAGCTTCAAGTGTCTCAACAGCGGCCTCTTCTTTGCCAGCCGCTACCCCATCATGGACGTGGCCTATCACTGTTACCCCAACGGGCGGTCCTCCGACAGCCTGGCCTCGAAGGGAGCTCTGTATCTCAAG GTGCAGGTAGGAAATACACCTCACGACCAAAGAATTGTTGGGTACATCTCCTGCACACACCTGCACGCCCTGCCAG AGGACAGTGACATCCGGTGTGAGCAGCTGAACATGCTTCAGGACTGGCTGGCTGATTTCCGAAAATCTACCTCCTCGTCCAGCGCAGCCAACCCCGAGGAGCTGGTGGCGTTTGATGTCGTCTGCGGAGATTTTAACTTTGACAACTGCTCCTCTG ACGACAAGCTGGAGCAGCAGCACCCCCTGTTTACACGTTACAAGGACCCCTGCcgcctggggcctggggaggagaaGCCGTGGGCAATCG GTACCCTACTGGACAAGGACGGTCTCTACGACGAGGAAGTGTGCACCCCTGACAATCTGCAAAA GGTCCTGGAGAGCGAGGAAGGTCGTCGCGAGTACCTCGCTTTCCCCACCAGCAAGAGCCCCGGGGGAGGCCAGAAGGGACGCAAAGAGCTGCTGAAGGGCAACGGCAGGCGCATTGACTACATGCTGCACGGGGAGGAGGGGCTGTGCCCAGACTGGAAGGCC GAGGTGGAAGAATTCAGTTTCATCACCCAGCTGTCGGGCCTGACAGACCACCTCCCGGTGGCCATGCGGCTGATGGTGTCtgcgggggaggaggaggcataA
- the SMPD3 gene encoding sphingomyelin phosphodiesterase 3 isoform X2: protein MVLYTTPFPNSCLSALHAVSWALIFPCYWLADRLLASFIPTTYEKRQRADDPCYLQLLCTVLFTPVYLALLVASLPFALLGFLLWSTLQSARRPYVYSRLEDKGPAGGAALLSEWKGTGPGKSFCFATANLCLLPDSLARLNNVFNTQARAKEIGQRIRNGASRPQIKIYIDSPTNTSISAASFSSLVSPQGSDGVARAVPGSIKRTASVEYKGDGGHHPSDETANGLASGDPADGGSLEDTCIVRIGGDEGGRPPEAVDPPAAGQAGNGAGGGPRGQTPNQSRRDGDSGSLGSPSASRESLVKARAGADGGGGEPGANSKLPYKASVAKKAAMRRRRHPDEAFDHEVSAFFPANLDFLCLQEVFDKRAAAKLKDQLHGYFEYILYDVGVYGCHGCCSFKCLNSGLFFASRYPIMDVAYHCYPNGRSSDSLASKGALYLKVQVGNTPHDQRIVGYISCTHLHALPEDSDIRCEQLNMLQDWLADFRKSTSSSSAANPEELVAFDVVCGDFNFDNCSSDDKLEQQHPLFTRYKDPCRLGPGEEKPWAIGTLLDKDGLYDEEVCTPDNLQKRWKNSVSSPSCRA from the exons ATGGTTTTGTACACGACCCCCTTTCCCAACAGCTGTCTGTCTGCCCTGCACGCCGTGTCCTGGGCCCTCATCTTCCCATGCTACTGGCTGGCGGACCGGCTCCTGGCCTCCTTCATACCCACCACCTACGAGAAGCGCCAGCGGGCGGATGACCCGTGCTACCTCCAGCTGCTCTGCACCGTGCTCTTCACGCCCGTCTACCTGGCCCTCCTGGTCGCCTCGCTGCCCTTTGCGCTCCTTGGGTTCCTCCTCTGGTCCACCCTGCAGTCGGCCCGCCGGCCCTACGTCTACTCCCGGCTGGAGGACAAGGGCCCAGCCGGCGGGGCGGCCCTGCTCAGTGAATGGAAGGGTACGGGTCCTGGCAAAAGCTTCTGCTTCGCCACTGCCAACCTCTGCCTCCTCCCGGACTCGCTGGCCAGGCTCAACAACGTTTTCAACACCCAAGCCCGGGCCAAAGAAATCGGCCAGAGAATCCGCAACGGGGCCAGTAGGCCCCAGATCAAAATCTACATCGACTCACCCACCAACACCTCCATCAGCGCGGCCAGCTTCAGCAGCCTGGTGTCACCGCAGGGCAGTGATGGCGTGGCCCGGGCCGTCCCTGGGAGCATTAAGAGGACGGCCTCTGTGGAGTACAAGGGTGACGGTGGGCATCACCCTAGCGACGAGACCGCCAACGGCCTGGCCTCCGGGGACCCAGCCGACGGCGGCAGCCTTGAGGACACCTGCATCGTGCGCATCGGTGGTGACGAGGGGGGCCGGCCCCCCGAAGCCGTCGACCCCCCTGCTGCGGGCCAGGCCGGGAACGGGGCTGGTGGGGGCCCACGGGGCCAGACGCCCAACCAGAGTCGGCGGGATGGGGACTCGGGGAGCCTGGGCAGCCCCTCGGCCTCCAGGGAGTCCCTGGTGAAGGCGCGGGCCGGGGCCGACGGCGGCGGTGGGGAGCCAGGCGCCAACAGCAAGCTCCCGTACAAGGCCTCGGTGGCAAAGAAAGCAGCCATGCGCAGGAGGCGCCACCCGGACGAGGCTTTTGACCACGAGGTCTCAGCCTTCTTTCCCGCCAACCTGGACTTCCTGTGCCTGCAGGAGGTGTTTGACAAGCGGGCGGCCGCCAAGTTGAAAGACCAGCTGCACGGCTACTTCGAGTACATCCTCTATGACGTCGGGGTCTATGGCTGCCACGGCTGCTGCAGCTTCAAGTGTCTCAACAGCGGCCTCTTCTTTGCCAGCCGCTACCCCATCATGGACGTGGCCTATCACTGTTACCCCAACGGGCGGTCCTCCGACAGCCTGGCCTCGAAGGGAGCTCTGTATCTCAAG GTGCAGGTAGGAAATACACCTCACGACCAAAGAATTGTTGGGTACATCTCCTGCACACACCTGCACGCCCTGCCAG AGGACAGTGACATCCGGTGTGAGCAGCTGAACATGCTTCAGGACTGGCTGGCTGATTTCCGAAAATCTACCTCCTCGTCCAGCGCAGCCAACCCCGAGGAGCTGGTGGCGTTTGATGTCGTCTGCGGAGATTTTAACTTTGACAACTGCTCCTCTG ACGACAAGCTGGAGCAGCAGCACCCCCTGTTTACACGTTACAAGGACCCCTGCcgcctggggcctggggaggagaaGCCGTGGGCAATCG GTACCCTACTGGACAAGGACGGTCTCTACGACGAGGAAGTGTGCACCCCTGACAATCTGCAAAA GAGGTGGAAGAATTCAGTTTCATCACCCAGCTGTCGGGCCTGA